One window of the Salvia splendens isolate huo1 chromosome 1, SspV2, whole genome shotgun sequence genome contains the following:
- the LOC121798078 gene encoding chlorophyll synthase, chloroplastic-like encodes MASLLNSAFSLQLSSNYGAFNSQRNRRLAVNPSSTSVHIRRLVVRATETDTDKVGAKVPDKAPADKGSSFNQILGIKGAKQETDKWKIRVQLMKPVTWPPLVWGVVCGAAASGNFHWTPEDVAKSVVCMLMSGPCLTGYTQTINDWYDREIDAINEPYRPIPSGAVSENEVITQIWVLLLAGLGLAGLLDVWAGHNTPVIFYLALGGSLLSYIYSAPPLKLKQNGWIGNFALGASYISLPWWAGQALFGTLTPDIIVLTLLYSIAGLGIAIVNDFKSVEGDRKMGLQSLPVAFGSETAKWICVGAIDITQISVAGYLLGSGKPLYALALLGLIAPQVFFQFKYFLKDPVKYDVKYQASAQPFLILGLLVTALATSSS; translated from the exons ATGGCTTCCCTACTCAACTCAGCCTTTTCACTGCAATTATCTTCCAACTACGGTGCATTCAATTCGCAGCGAAATCGACGGCTGGCGGTCAATCCGAGCTCTACTTCCGTACATA TACGGAGACTTGTAGTTAGAGCTACTGAGACCGATACAGACAAAG TTGGAGCCAAGGTACCAGATAAGGCACCGGCTGATAAGGGTTCAAGCTTTAATCAGATTCTCGGTATTAAAGGAGCTAAGCAGGAAACT GATAAATGGAAGATTCGAGTTCAGCTGATGAAACCTGTTACATGGCCTCCTCTTGTTTGGGGTGTAGTCTGTGGAGCTGCTGCATCGG GCAATTTCCACTGGACTCCGGAAGATGTAGCTAAATCAGTAGTCTGCATGCTTATGTCTGGACCTTGCCTGACTGGTTATACACAG ACAATTAATGATTGGTATGATAGAGAGATCGATGCTATCAACGAGCCCTATCGTCCAATACCATCAGGAGCAGTATCTGAGAATGAG GTGATTACACAAATATGGGTGCTGCTCCTGGCAGGCCTTGGGTTGGCTGGTCTTTTGGATGTGTGG GCAGGGCATAATACCCCAGTGATATTTTACCTTGCCCTTGGCGGATCCTTATTATCCTACATATATTCAGCTCCCCCCTTAAAG CTAAAACAAAATGGATGGATCGGCAATTTCGCCCTAGGAGCGAGCTACATTAGTTTGCCTTG GTGGGCTGGTCAAGCGCTGTTTGGGACCCTGACACCAGACATTATTGTTCTAACATTGCTCTACAGTATAGCCGGT CTGGGCATAGCAATTGTAAATGATTTCAAGAGTGTTGAAGGAGACCGAAAAATGGGACTGCAG TCGCTCCCAGTGGCTTTTGGCTCTGAGACTGCAAAATGGATCTGTGTTGGTGCTATCGACATAACTCAGATATCTGTGGCTG GATATCTTCTAGGTTCTGGTAAACCGTTGTATGCTTTAGCACTTCTAGGGTTAATTGCCCCTCAAGTCTTTTTTCAG TTCAAGTACTTCCTCAAAGACCCAGTGAAATATGATGTCAAGTATCAG GCTAGTGCACAGCCATTTCTTATACTTGGTCTATTAGTCACTGCATTAGCAACTAGCTCGTCTTAG
- the LOC121798068 gene encoding putative wall-associated receptor kinase-like 16, whose protein sequence is MLPLLLLLAWLLSSTQTHVATVVGDTHNITKGATITKADCPSKCGNLTVPYPFGIGINSGCGLNRDFELNCTTAFGAPQLLYGNIRFFDISDDRCRISNVVARKCYDKTGAPTQENSASSDITETPLSYSPLNKFTVIGCDDFALVDGGGSRNFTSGCITLCSREEDVIGGSCSGIGCCQTSLPKGLQYYETRLSSLSNHTNISDFGQCSYAFFGEENRFEFRGAPDLSDPNFMQRVKDTVPIVLDWAIWNSTCDRAAAAADYACKANSVCVDSTTGLGGYRCRCDSGYEGNPYLDPGCIDIDECAMGLDDCVKKGCLNKPGGYDCFCPKGDSGDGRKNGKGCIGNSSSNRSIKVVLGAGLSFLAVIIVATLIYFSLKKRKLIKLREKFFQQNGGMLLKQQFSSTEEGNSMESTKIFTAEQLEKATNNYADDRILGRGGYGTVYKGIMPNNTIVAIKKSRVMDASQIEQFINEVVILTQINHRNVVKLLGCCLEAEVPLLVYEYVSHGTLYEHINKAGAAWLSWESRLRIASEAAGALSYLHSAANIPIIHRDVKSANILLDEHFTAKISDFGASRLISLDQTEVTTLVQGTLGYLDPEYFHSSQLTEKSDVYSFGVVLAELMTGKKPIDMERSLETRNLTTYFCMSVKENKLFPILEPRVVREGSLEQLQAMAQLVKRCLNLNGEDRPTMKEVAMELEGLRKFNKHPWANQGADEEESVGLMNQNDVAVAADLYSVRIESGGDLYTAPISSGDLTGQYSLNSDQSPNIFPHMKNNPR, encoded by the exons ATGCtccctctcctcctcctcctcgcctgGCTCCTCTCTAGCACCCAAACACACGTCGCCACCGTCGTAGGAGACACACACAACATCACCAAAGGCGCGACGATCACGAAAGCCGACTGCCCCAGCAAGTGCGGCAACCTGACCGTCCCCTACCCTTTCGGCATCGGCATCAACTCCGGCTGCGGCCTCAACAGAGACTTCGAGCTCAACTGCACCACCGCCTTCGGCGCCCCTCAGCTCCTCTACGGCAACATCCGCTTCTTCGACATCTCCGACGACCGCTGCCGCATCTCCAACGTGGTCGCCCGCAAATGCTATGACAAAACGGGAGCACCAACTCAAGAAAACAGCGCCTCCTCCGACATCACGGAGACGCCCCTGAGCTACTCCCCGCTCAACAAGTTCACCGTGATCGGGTGCGACGACTTCGCCCTGGTGGACGGGGGAGGCAGCCGCAACTTCACCAGCGGCTGCATCACGCTGTGCTCGAGGGAGGAGGACGTGATCGGGGGCTCGTGCTCGGGGATCGGGTGCTGCCAGACGTCGCTGCCCAAGGGGCTTCAGTACTACGAGACGCGTCTCTCCAGCTTGAGCAACCACACTAATATCTCTGATTTCGGGCAATGCAGCTACGCCTTCTTCGGGGAGGAGAACCGCTTCGAGTTTCGCGGCGCGCCGGACCTTTCCGATCCCAATTTCATGCAGCGGGTCAAGGATACGGTCCCCATCGTCTTAGATTGGGCCATTTGGAATAGCACGTGCGACCGAGCTGCGGCGGCAGCTGACTACGCTTGCAAGGCTAATAGTGTTTGCGTTGATTCCACCACCGGCTTGGGAGGCTACCGTTGCCGGTGTGATTCCGGCTATGAAGGAAACCCCTATTTGGATCCAGGCTGCATAG ATATTGATGAATGCGCAATGGGGCTCGACGATTGTGTTAAAAAAGGCTGCTTGAACAAACCGGGGGGTTACGATTGTTTTTGTCCTAAAGGAGATAGTGGGGATGGCCGAAAGAATGGTAAAGGTTGCATTGGTAATAGCTCATCAAATCGAAGCATCAAAGTTGTCTTAG GTGCCGGATTGAGTTTCTTAGCCGTAATTATTGTCGCAACATTGATATATTTCAgcctaaaaaaaagaaaattgataaaACTAAGAGAGAAATTCTTCCAACAAAACGGCGGTATGCTTCTGAAACAGCAATTCTCATCCACCGAAGAAGGTAACTCCATGGAATCGACAAAGATATTCACGGCGGAGCAGCTCGAGAAAGCCACCAACAACTACGCCGACGACCGGATCCTAGGCCGAGGAGGCTATGGCACGGTCTACAAAGGCATAATGCCCAACAACACCATCGTCGCGATAAAAAAGTCGAGAGTGATGGACGCTAGCCAAATCGAGCAGTTCATCAACGAAGTCGTGATACTGACGCAGATCAATCACAGGAATGTGGTCAAACTGTTGGGATGTTGTTTGGAGGCTGAGGTGCCACTGTTGGTCTATGAGTATGTCTCCCACGGCACGCTCTACGAGCACATCAACAAGGCCGGGGCAGCCTGGCTGTCCTGGGAGAGCCGCCTGAGGATCGCGTCAGAGGCCGCAGGCGCCCTGTCGTACCTCCACTCGGCGGCCAACATCCCAATCATCCATAGGGATGTCAAGTCCGCCAACATCTTGCTTGATGAGCATTTCACTGCCAAGATCTCGGATTTCGGGGCCTCAAGGCTTATTTCCCTGGACCAAACAGAAGTGACAACACTGGTCCAGGGAACTTTGGGCTACCTGGATCCTGAGTATTTCCACTCAAGCCAGCTAACAGAAAAGAGCGATGTTTATAGTTTTGGAGTCGTTTTGGCAGAGCTGATGACGGGGAAGAAGCCCATCGACATGGAGAGGAGCCTCGAGACGCGCAATTTAACAACGTATTTCTGCATGTCGGTAAAGGAGAACAAATTGTTCCCGATACTGGAGCCGAGAGTGGTGAGGGAGGGATCGTTGGAGCAGCTGCAGGCGATGGCGCAACTGGTGAAGCGGTGCCTGAACTTGAACGGCGAAGACAGGCCGACGATGAAGGAGGTGGCAATGGAGCTCGAAGGATTGAGGAAGTTCAACAAACATCCATGGGCGAATCAAGGTGCAGACGAGGAGGAATCGGTCGGGTTGATGAATCAGAACGACGTCGCAGTGGCTGCCGATCTCTACAGTGTTCGGATTGAATCTGGGGGAGATCTCTACACTGCGCCGATCAGCTCTGGGGATTTAACCGGCCAATACAGTTTGAACAGTGATCAGAGTCCCAACATTTTCCCTCACATGAAGAATAATCCTCGTTGA